The following proteins are encoded in a genomic region of Loxodonta africana isolate mLoxAfr1 chromosome 27, mLoxAfr1.hap2, whole genome shotgun sequence:
- the LOC111752152 gene encoding ral guanine nucleotide dissociation stimulator-like produces the protein MGPPVTICPSSVPPKCICGSDQALDEAWVLKTVKAGSLEKLVEHLVPAFLKGDFSYIKIFLGTYRSYATAQQVLDQLFQRYGCNQPSSAGDSEPQDQLKGAISFILGTWLKDYSEDFDQPPYFPCLKLVVEYVQVNMPGSHLEHRAQLLLAQLDQMDITEAEPEGEEDWACLHVSL, from the exons ATGGGGCCGCCTGTGACAAtatgtccctcctctgtcccaccCAAGTGTATCTGTGGATCAGACCAGGCCCTGGATGAAGCCTGGGTGCTGAAAACCGTCAAGGCAGGCTCACTAGAGAAGCTGGTGGAGCACCTGGTGCCCGCCTTCCTAAAGGGTGACTTCTCCTACATCAAAATCTTCCTGGGAACCTACAGAAGCTACGCCACAGCCCAGCAGGTCCTAGACCAGCTGTTCCAAAG GTATGGATGTAACCAGCCCTCTTCTGCCGGTGACAGTGAACCCCAGGACCAGCTGAAAGG CGCCATCTCTTTTATCCTGGGCACATGGCTGAAGGACTACTCAGAGGATTTCGATCAGCCCCCGTACTTCCCCTGCCTAAAGCTCGTGGTGGAGTAtgtgcaggtgaacatgccaggctcacatCTGGAGCACCGTGCCCAACTTCTCTTGGCCCAGCTGGATCAGATGGACATCActgaggcagagccagagggtgaggaggactgggcatgcctgcatgtgagcttgtga